Genomic window (Vitis riparia cultivar Riparia Gloire de Montpellier isolate 1030 chromosome 4, EGFV_Vit.rip_1.0, whole genome shotgun sequence):
aatcatatttaacaataatatgtatgcttttataaaaaagtatgaattttataaatttattaaattacatcaaatgttatttgacaataatattataatattttattataatatatctcaatttaaaattataatttatttaattttaattgtattaaatgatataaaataaatgatgatatatgtataaatttttttaatatatataaaaattttaatatttaaatttttatatttaattaatatataaatgatataaaaaaagggttaagaaaattataatgataagttttatatttttagtgattaattaaataaaattttaaaataaaataattagaattaatttgtttataaaaataattttttatagttttattatatatttgtctTGTGCATAATATTAAACAAACCGGTGGTCAGTCTTCAACCCGCCCCCACTTGATACTCAAGGCCAAGGCCGTATAGTATTATTGGTGCGacgattaataaataaaaagagacaGCAAACAAATTAAATGCGGGACGTGTCGCAGCGAACTAATGAGCGGTGGTTGTCCAGGTCCCAGCCACTTCAGAAAGGGCCTCAAAAGATGGCCCACCTGGTTTCAGTGTGGCCAGGGCACTGCTTTGCAGCTCTCGCACCCTACGCCTCATCTCTTTCCCCTCTTCACCTTCCATCACCAACCTCACCACCCTCTCTATCTCCTCCCGTCCCACTATGTTTTTCCCTTCTCCCACCACTGGACGCGCTGCCACCCCCACCTCTTCCGTCAACACCGTGGCATTCATCCTTTGTTCCGCGTACAGCGGCCACGCAATCATGGGAACGCCGTGGCTTATGCTTTCCAAGGTCGAGTTCCACCCGCAGTGTGAGAGGAATCCGCCGGTGGAGGGGTGGCGGAGCACCGCCACCTGTGGAGCCCAAGACGGGATCACCAGCCCAACTTCTTGAGTCCTTTCCATGAACCCTTGGGGCAGATATGCCTCCGCTTTCATTACATTATTCCCCACGTTGAAAAATGCACCAGACGCACTTGCATCGCTTGGCGTGCGTACCACCAAGATGAATCGTTGTTGGCTGAGTTCTAAGCCCCATGCCAACTCAGTGAGCTGTGTGGATGTTAGTGTGCCACCACTACCCAGTGATATGAATAGAACGGAGTCCGGTAGCTGCTTGTCTAGCCACGCAATGCAGTCATTATCGAAGTCAGTCAGTGGTTCATCCTCTTTGATCAGCGGTCCGATTGGAAGAACCGGTGGAATTGGTATCTGCTGGAAGAAAGAGTTCTCCCTCAGACCTCGTAGCCACACCGGATCAAGATCCTCCCAAGTGTTCACGAAAATACCAACCGCCATGGGCAGCCGGCTGACGCTTAACAAGTACCACTTGTACTCCTCAATCTTCCGGTTGCGGACCTGGTCTAGTAGGTCTTCAGTGCGAATAGCGTTGCAGCCAGGGACCTGAACTGGCTTTGGAAGATCCACGTACTCGCCTCAATCTCACGGTCCATGGTTGGAAGGTACAAAGACAAGGCAAGCAAAGCCGTAGAGGCAGTAAAGAAGGAGTAAGCGGGAATGGAAAGGTCTTTGGCAATCTGGAAAGCATCGGTGCAGAATATGTCCACTATGAGAGCTCGAGGTGGGTTCTCCCTGAGAACGGACCTGATACAAGGGAGGCTCTCCTGGACAATGAGACATAGCCGTTGCACGATCGTCATGTCGTCATGGAGAATGGTAGACATGTCAGCAGGAGGGAGTTCGACGACGTGAAGCCCGGAAGGAAGGTTGGGGGAACGGAGCAGCTGGGTCTGGGCAGCTGAAGCTTCGGTGGTGATGGTGATGAAGCTGACATGGAAGCCATGGTGGAGCGCCAAGCGTTTGGCCATCTCCAACAGGGGAATTATATGGCCCATGCCTGGGCTTGGAAGAAGTGCAACATGAGACCTCCCGGATTCAGCAGCCACCATCTTAACGCAGATCCACAGTCGCCCCTGCCTCTTTATCAACACCGGTAGAGAAGACAAACTGCCACCTCAAATTGGTGGGCTTGGCTAATGAAAATGATGTCTGTCTTTGTATTCAAACAGAATGGATCTCGTCTATATTTATAGCACAAAATATTCACATACGGATGCATAGTCGTCTGTATCACTGTACTTGACTCATTGGTGAAGCTCGCTCTCCAGTCAAAAGTACCAATTATCGTGCACCCTCCAGTCAAAATTAACCATACCTCGCAAGGTGTATGGTTAAAGAGTTTCATTTCTTGGCTTAGAATTATGGATTCAATTTCTAAGCCATTGAATATATATTGTGACAATTCAACTATAGTTTTTATGgctaaaaacaacaaaagtagCAGTCGAAACAAACACATCTACATCAAGTATTTAGCCATAAGAGAACatgttaaatagaaaatagtggTTATTGAACACGTTAGTATTGAATTGATGATTGCTGATCCTTTGACTAAAGGCATGCCACCGttgaaatttaagaattatgtAGATAGATTGAGACTTGGTTCCTTTGTGTGATTTTCATTGTAAGAAcgaatgttattttcaatgaaactttatttgtgatgttttctcatatttgattttctttgtgtacacttttattcatttattgagaaatatCATTAATGTTTGGACCTACAATaaacatagggtttattcattaagttaTATGGGCTAGTGTTTAAGAGACATGATGCATTGTGATACATGGAAGATAATACTCGATTTTAGAGGACCTATCGCCATGATTCATGTGTTTTATTTCTTGCTATGATGAATGATGGAATAtatggaccaagtgggagaatgttaggaTTTTATTTCTCTTGGATCTTCGATAATAAACCGAAAACGTAATTCAGAATGTGGTCCACATCATTCCGTCAATTTAGGAATGAGGATTCATGCTCGAAACCACATTCGCATCACTACCCCATGTTCTGTGCACGCTCCAAGCAGACTCGGTGATGGATAGAGTCTTTAAAAGGTGCATAACACTAATGGGTAAGGTCCCCTAAGCCTACAATCTCTTTCAGTTTTtcaaaacaccatctaagtggAGGTTATGAAGGTTTAGAAACACCTAAAAcctgaaaattgaaaaacacattttaactTGTAAAATGACAATGGTGGGGGGTACGTTTTTTATCTGTATATAATTCCGCTTATGATCTAATTGCTATTTAATAATTGTTATAACatatttagattaatttttgcCCATCAGCTGACACATAAGATCATTaggtttattttgattttgcatCACTTCTTGAAACCGTAAGGAATTTATGTTTTGAGTTATTTGAATAAAAGggtcttttaatttaatttttcatcattttttttgtctaatttggacaaaaatatcacaattattttattgtaaaaataacaatttattttaaaacttatatataaatacttaaaatagtaaataacatttatattaaaaaaatattacttttcaaaaaaaaaacctgaaaaaaAGGTTAGATTcattatttcatccattttaataaaagatttcttatgttttagataaatattccaaaaaatgattgattctttgaatttttaacTGCAAtgtcttttattaattttacataaaaattcaCTATCCAACACtcaaaaatgttaataattacTTATAATTAAACTCATTTAGGAATGAGTTTCTTTTAATACCTGACCCACTCTTCTCCTAATGGAATGGGATTAGGATAAATATTAATGGGTTTGAGAATTCTTTTTAAACTCAAGATGGGTTAGGGATGGGTTTGGGTATAACTCTGTCCATTTggattttatataatattaaataaaaatgtattttaattgattttttttttcattttcaactttttgaatatatatacaaaatattatttttcataaaactaaattataaatgtgtataatatttgtttatttataaattgtgtttatttttaatagaatttaatattttcaaagtaaaaaaaaaaaaattaaatggttcCAGCCTATACCCACCCTATcccgtttatttatttattgttaacaGCGATGGGAATTGATTTAAATAAACGATAAAAAGTTAGAATAAGAGTGTTTCGTCTTGAACCCGTGCTTTTACCATCCCTAAACTCATCACATCTAATAACTAACATCAACCTTTTAGTTACTTCTCGGACATTAGTTGTTACCACCTTGTTAAGAACAATTGATAGCTTGGAATATTAGTGTACGTCATGGCTATTATTTGCTCcctttagaaacaaattgaggTGGTGGAATTTGTTCTCTTTTTATCCTTTTCTCTAGTTGACATGAGAATGAGCATCCATGAAAAAGGATTCGATTCAACACACATAACCAGTGTGAATCTTTCATTCCCAAAATCAAAGTGGCTTTGTTCCTTCTAATCAtctaaaattttggaaacttcCAAGTGGTGGGTTTTAATGgcctgttttttatttttatgattataattttaaaaaatatttggtgacggaattttgtctttatttttcaaatttgcataaactaaaataaaaatgcattaaaagatttgttttttttattatttaaaaaaaattatatatttttttcttatttttgaaaacggataaaaacaatttctactcattttctaaaaactattttatattttactttgtttttaaaaacgatttttaaagaacaacaatcaaataatattatgaatttatttaaaaaacaactttttatttttaaaaattaaaaaaaaaaaactatttttaaattataccaCTCCTCAAAGTTTTTCGTCTTAtcattgataaataattaaaaatcacaaaaacctcataaaaattattatgaaaagattttaatatttttaactatataattgttaaacatgtttttatttttatttttcaatctagaaataaaattaattaaaaccaaattaatatttataaaaattaaaggcaTGATGAAAAgtgtttatattttctattttaaagatGAGTAAAAAAAGAAGTAACTTCAAACCACATACTTATTATTcttaattagaaatattttttgatcttattgtaatatcaaaatatatatatatttttatattacatgTGCAACGCATTCCATTGTTCTTTATGgaagttatatttatttatatcataataCCATATTTGAgttctattattttatatcttgatCTTATTTTGGCCTACATGGTATCGGGGATTTATATCGTTATTCAACAATTTATATCCCTATCCAAATTTCactatatattttgaataatactaaatttaaaatttttaattatttttttagacatAATAGGCCAAGAGAAGTATTGGACAAGACAAACACTTCTCAATTCATGGTAGACTGGTCATGGGCCGAGTGGGTTAAGGTGCCCATCCATGATGGTGGCAGCATTCCGGTTTGTTCATGGACAGTACTAAACAACGGTGGTAGCATCTTGTAAACGCCGGAAATTTCCTTCATTGCGGTGCTGCCGCCACTCCCACCACCATCCAAGGCCTCCGCGCCACCACCTCCATTAGTCCAAACGGTAATTTTAGGCTGCAGACCTCGTACAGCCTCAGCATTAATCTTGGCAATCTCTTGAAATGTTCCGCCACTCACCATCATATAATCCCTCAATGCAGCATAGTTTCCGCCCAGAGCATCAAGGAGTGTGCGTAGATATACGCCTTGGGCTTGCGCCAGCGCCACGATTCCTTCGGCTTCTTTCTTCTTCGCATACAATTCTCCATCTGCGAGTTGCTGGCGTGCGTAGAATGCTGCCTCTGCCGATGCCTTTTGGGCAGCGGCTTCTTTCTCCTTCTCGTAGAGGACTGCTTCTGCTGCCTTCTGTTTTTTGTAGAGTTCCCAGTTTGCTTCTTGTACCTGAAGTTGTCAGCATCGACGAAGACAACGGTAATTAATCACGTTTATATTGGTATTTcaagtatttcaattttatcGATGATATATGGATAGTCATCAAAActtatgaatatattaaaaaaaaaaactctaaaattcatataataaacaataatttaaagttgttttataaaaaataataatatatgtatataatataattaatcatatcTAACAATGATATCCTATGCTTTTATAAAAAagtatgaattttataaatttattaaattatatcaaatgttatttgataataatataatattttattataatatatctcaatttaaaattataattcatttaattttaattgtattaaatgatataaaataaattatgatatatgtataatttttttaatatgcaaaaaaattttaatatttttatttttatttttaattaatatataaatgatataaaaaaatggttaagaaaattataatgataaattttatatttttagtgattaattaaataattttaaaataaaataatcataattaatttgtttataaaaataattttttatagttttattatatatttgtctTGTGCATAATATTAAACAAATCGGTGGTCAGTCCGGTCATCCAAAGGAAAATTTTCCCCTGCTTGTTTCGTGTCCCCACACTGATGGATAAGATTATTGGTACGtaattttcaatcttatttATCATGAAGCTTACCCACACACACTCCCCGGGCCCATCAATAAGTCAGGGTCGTTGTCAATAGGCCAGGATCCTTGTAAGGATGCTGACAATTGGTGCACTTAAATCCTATCCtcagattgatttttttttttttcttggagaaGAGTTTGCTTGGATGCCAAGAAAGTCAAGGGAAATCACATCTCGACTTTCTTTCGTAATATAccgtgtgtatatatatatatatatattttaaggttACGAGAGTCGATTAGTTCAAGAGAAAATGAATCAggtaaatcatgaaaataataaatgatagtCACGAGACTCAATTAGTTCAAGAGAAAATAGATCacataaatcatgaaaattacaaatgatattgaactagATCCTAATTTAATGAAACACATCGATATTTACTTGTTTGAATAGATGTATAATTCTATCATGtgaatatgatatataaaataaatgaaaggatACTATCAACCATCTTATAAGTTTTAGTTATTGGATCAAATTAATCCGTCAAAGTCAACTATGATCCTTAGAATTCACTCTACAAATCATTTCCAATTTCCCTAATTTTTGAGTGttacttaaaattttgtaaagaaatGGTAGGGGTGAAAGTTGAAACGTGTAAGCCAAAAGAAATATAAGGCAGATTGCtgcaaagaaaataaacttttaagtTTGATTACCTTGGTTTCATACTCCACACTGGCTTTGCTAAGAAACTCAGCCCTGAGCTTCTCTGTCCTGGTCAAAGCATTCATTCTCTCCACCTCCCTCTGCAACTCCGCCTCCCGCAACGCCACTGCCTTGGCCGCCTCCACCTCCGCCACCTGCGCCTCCTTTGTCCACACTGCCTTCTTCTTCGCCAACACCGAATTCACCTCCGCCACCTCAGCCTCTCTCTGGTTCTCATAAACCTTAATCTCGGTTTTCACCCTTATCTCCTCCTTCTTCCCATCTCCTTGCCTTTGGGTGGATATGATCTTGGTCTCTGCATCAATCTTCGCCGCGTTCTGCAGCGTCTGCCCTTCCCGAAGCTTCGCACCGATCTCCCCCTTCATCTTGGCCTCTGAAACATCCACTTTGGCTTGGTTGGCAGCTTCCATCTGCGTCTTTTGACCCAAGTAGGAGAAGTACTCGTGGCCGGGGACATCCACAAGCTGCTTAACATTGGCGTTGTAGATCAGAAGCCCAAACTGGTTGAGCTCAAGCTGGACTTTCTCAAAAACCTCCTGCTTAAAATCTTTGGTTCCCTTAAAAATCTCTTCCATAGTCATAGAAGCGGCTAAAACCCGAGTCTCCCCTTCGATGATACCCTGCACAAGCTCTTTGACATGGTTGGAGAGCTTGTCATGGGGAGAGATGAGCTTGGCGTACTTCAAGAGGCTGGGCTCATCATCGAGTCGCGGGCCGATAGTGAAGACTGCCGGGAGAACGAAGGGAAGCTTTTCGGCACTCATGGCTTGAACCTCAAAGGTGTAGTTCACCGGAGAGACATCAAAGACGGAGCAAGATTGGCCGGGGACTACCCATGCCTTCTTTGCAAGCTTGATGTCTTTGATCCCAACTCCGGTGATGACCAGGTATTCAGATGGGCTCGCTACTCTGTACATGGTTAATGGTTTGAGGATAAAGCATATAGAATATAGAATATATATGGAGATGGTTGAGATGGAGAGGTGGGGAATAGGGTAGATGTTTATATAGTGAGGCATAATAAAGGAAGTCAATGgctaatttgtttcttttattaaataatttatttttttaataaataatttatttccttttgtaAATTACCTATTGACTATACATTAGTTATATACCAAGTCATCATTTTAGGTAATTACTGGAGAATTCAGGCATTCAATAGAATGACTATTGACTTGAAGAAGTTGGATGGATGGCTGCTTAGCTGCTGCTGACTTGGAGAATTTGGGCACTCATTGTATGAGAGCTATTTCTTAGCTGTGCGCACACAATGAATTCTATGCATTACCGGCTACAAAGGGCAAGCGTACGTTCATAGAAATTACTGATGAATGGGTTGATTCAGTAGTTGACGTGGGTGATGGTGCGGTTAATGCctcctcttgatttttcttgtatACTCCATCTATGTTAAACATACATGGATGCAATATTATTTTTCCCTCCCCTCCTTTTTTCCATCTCGCTAAGTGATTCATATAAGCTTGGACCTATTAATTTATACACTTGTAATGGCCAACCGTTACATAATGTTAATgcgtgttttttgttttctgtccAAAGTAAGAATGCGTTTGAAAGTGATtgtaaaaagtgtttctaacacctcgaatgatgaaaattttcaagtactaaaaatattaaaaaatctttttaaaatcattaccgAGCTCTAAATTAACTAATGTTTTATATTGATCAGCTTGTTTACCAGCCTGGATTACCAGTCCAAACGTAGTCCATTTGACCAGTTCCCCACATTTTCCTGGCCGAATGTGGTCTGATCAGACAGTCCGTGCCTGGCAAGGCTCTACTTCCCCAGAAAAACTAACACCAGGGAAATGAGATGGAAGTGATGGAACATAATGTTGACGTTTAGAGAAGATTATGTACTTGTCACcatgtaatttaaaatataaaaattctccCAAAATGGGCTGCAGAGACGCACAACACAGCAGGTTAAGTATAATGTGGGAAATATGGAGTTAGCATTAAGTAATCTGAGCTTGAAAACCACGATTCATTGACTGGGCCAGATTCCTTTTTTCTTACCTTTCACACCGTTTATGCTTTTCCATCGTTATTCTAAGAAATAGTGCGAAAGAAGCCGCGATGCCCGACGATGAATGGAACAAGAAATCATGGGAACCATTTATATGGGGCAAAGTCTACTAGGGTTTTTGTTTTGACCAAGTCAAGCAAACCataatgctatgtttggtttttggcgAGTAGTAACtagtaaggaaagaaaaaaaatgttacaataaaaattatctttttagatttgattttatcatgaaaagtaggaaaaaataaattaatataattaaaaatagatatattcctaaatcatttaatttttatatcgaaaaaataaaataagttaaatgtattcaaactaacaaaaataacttttgacttgattttttttatatatatatattctatcattgtatttttcatcaaatttttcaGAAACGTTTACCATGGTGTCTTTCATATGTGGAAGTAAGGAAGTTGTCCTTTGAAATATGTGGAGTCTCTTGGTCTTGCTCCCTTCTTCCATATGGATCCCACCCTACTATTGGGGGCTAGTTGGCATCATCTTCCTAAACCTGAAGTCTCACATTCTCATAGGTCAATAGTTCATTTCTTTTTGCTAGCTCCTCTAAACTCTTGAACGTCTGCTCCCTCCCCTtgctcataatttttttcccattgtCGTTATTTGCTCCCACAATTGTAGCAAGTGCAATAGATCCTCATTTGATGAAACCATGTCTTCCCATTCATTTACTCGTCTTTGGTTTCTACATGTGAATCTAGGTTGTACTTATCAGctagtttttatgaaaatcaagcctaaaaaaggtataaaagaaatgatgaattaTTAATTTGTTGGGAGAACTTCCATTTTATCCAAGGATGGTATTGCAGTCAGAATCCATGGGTAGGTTATAAAAAGGGTGTTATTTGAttgattctttaaaaaaaaattagtcaaaCAAAAATAATCGATGCATGATTGAATCAAAACTGAATAGACCTTCTAGTGATGGGAAAATCAAACAATACCAAACTTGATTAAGATTAATATGATTCTATTTAAGTGATCAATTTGGATGTGAGTTTATTGAGGCctgtctaatttatttttaaagctaATTAAAACCAGTTCGTATTTGAAGTTTAAAATAGGGGgggttataaaaaatatgggttgtggatgataaccctaagctatgtttggttttcggaaaatataaagaaaattgaaaaggaaaaaaataaaaaggaaaaatgaaagggaagaaaaaa
Coding sequences:
- the LOC117912986 gene encoding flotillin-like protein 4, translated to MYRVASPSEYLVITGVGIKDIKLAKKAWVVPGQSCSVFDVSPVNYTFEVQAMSAEKLPFVLPAVFTIGPRLDDEPSLLKYAKLISPHDKLSNHVKELVQGIIEGETRVLAASMTMEEIFKGTKDFKQEVFEKVQLELNQFGLLIYNANVKQLVDVPGHEYFSYLGQKTQMEAANQAKVDVSEAKMKGEIGAKLREGQTLQNAAKIDAETKIISTQRQGDGKKEEIRVKTEIKVYENQREAEVAEVNSVLAKKKAVWTKEAQVAEVEAAKAVALREAELQREVERMNALTRTEKLRAEFLSKASVEYETKVQEANWELYKKQKAAEAVLYEKEKEAAAQKASAEAAFYARQQLADGELYAKKKEAEGIVALAQAQGVYLRTLLDALGGNYAALRDYMMVSGGTFQEIAKINAEAVRGLQPKITVWTNGGGGAEALDGGGSGGSTAMKEISGVYKMLPPLFSTVHEQTGMLPPSWMGTLTHSAHDQSTMN